One window of Triticum dicoccoides isolate Atlit2015 ecotype Zavitan chromosome 5A, WEW_v2.0, whole genome shotgun sequence genomic DNA carries:
- the LOC119298038 gene encoding zealexin A1 synthase-like — MAETTPVQLVCYSLLCVLVVTIVLKLKLKIRPDSAGRLNLPPGPWALPVIGHMHFLLGALPHQAMRSLARRHGPVMLLRLGHVPTLVLSSSEAAREVMKVHDAAFANRPVYATADVLTYGGQNISFARLDSRHWKTARKLCSVELLSPRRVRSFRPIREEEAARLVRSVVADAGTAAAVNVSERVKVMMNDVIMRVSVGDRCQQRELYLEELDRGLGVLSGFNLTDLFPTSRLARALGGRSLRTAWEVRERIQSILDAMVEDHKRAMESEEATAAGAGHENEDILTTLLRFQRDGGMGGIALTNENVNGILFDIFSAGSETTATTTVWAMSELIRNPRTMAIAQSEVRRVLQGKTKVAEADIDGQLHYLQMVIKETFRLHPPVPLLLPRLCTEQKKIMGYDVPPGTTVFANVWAVGRDEKSWTDASEFKPERFEVEKVDYGGTDFRFLPGGAGRRMCPGMMFGVSNMEIALASLLYHFDWRLPDGASPEKLDMTEAYGITARRKTNLLLEATVFVP; from the exons ATGGCGGAAACCACACCCGTTCAGCTCGTCTGCTACAGTCTGCTCTGCGTCCTTGTCGTCACCATAGTcctcaagctcaagctcaagatcagACCAGACTCTGCCGGCcgtctgaacctgcctcccggcccaTGGGCGCTGCCGGTGATCGGCCACATGCACTTCCTGCTGGGCGCCCTGCCGCACCAGGCCATGCGCAGTCTCGCCCGGCGGCATGGGCCCGTCATGCTCCTCCGCCTGGGCCACGTCCCGACGCTGGTGCTCTCCTCCTCGGAGGCGGCAAGGGAGGTGATGAAGGTCCATGACGCCGCCTTCGCCAACCGGCCCGTGTACGCCACCGCGGACGTCCTCACCTACGGAGGGCAGAACATCTCCTTCGCACGCCTCGACAGCCGGCACTGGAAGACCGCCCGGAAGCTGTGCAGCGTGGAGCTGCTCAGCCCGAGGCGCGTCCGCTCCTTCCGCCCCAtccgggaggaggaggcggcgaggctCGTGCGGTCCGTCGTCGCTGATGCCGGCACCGCGGCCGCCGTCAACGTCAGCGAGAGGGTGAAGGTGATGATGAACGACGTCATCATGAGGGTCTCCGTCGGCGACCGGTGCCAGCAGCGGGAGCTGTACCTGGAGGAGCTGGACAGGGGGCTGGGCGTCTTGTCCGGGTTCAACCTGACCGACCTGTTCCCGACGTCGCGCCTGGCACGGGCGCTCGGCGGTAGGTCCCTGAGGACGGCATGGGAGGTGCGCGAGAGGATCCAGTCCATCTTGGACGCCATGGTCGAGGACCACAAGAGGGCGATGGAGAGCGAGGAAGCCACTGCCGCCGGCGCCGGCCATGAGAACGAGGACATCCTCACCACCCTGCTGCGGTTCCAGAGGGACGGTGGGATGGGCGGCATCGCCCTCACGAACGAGAATGTCAACGGCATCTTGTTC GACATTTTCTCCGCCGGGTCAGAGACGACGGCGACGACCACCGTCTGGGCCATGTCGGAGCTTATCAGGAACCCACGGACAATGGCCATCGCACAGTCTGAAGTGCGGCGAGTGCTCCAAGGCAAGACCAAGGTGGCCGAGGCGGACATCGACGGCCAGCTCCACTACCTCCAGATGGTAATCAAGGAGACCTTCAGGTTGCACCCTCCGGTGCCGTTGCTCCTCCCGAGGCTGTGCacggaacagaaaaaaatcatgggCTACGACGTGCCTCCGGGCACCACGGTGTTTGCAAACGTGTGGGCCGTCGGCAGGGACGAGAAGAGCTGGACCGACGCGAGCGAGTTCAAGCCCGAGAGGTTCGAGGTCGAGAAGGTGGACTACGGTGGTACCGACTTCAGGTTCCTCCCTGGTGGCGCCGGTCGAAGGATGTGCCCTGGTATGATGTTTGGTGTGTCCAACATGGAGATTGCTCTCGCGAGCCTTCTCTATCACTTCGATTGGAGGCTCCCCGATGGTGCGAGTCCGGAGAAGCTTGATATGACCGAGGCATATGGGATCACGGCGCGTCGGAAGACTAACCTCTTGTTGGAAGCTACTGTTTTTGTGCCTTAG